The stretch of DNA GTTAAAAAGTGGTTTACGCAAAAATGTCCTAGATTATGCGTAGGCAAAAGACTGGAGAGATATGTGTCCAAAAGTGATGTGTAAATCTGTCTGTAAAGAGGCCCTAGGGATGAGCCCCCCTGCcggggaggttggcaccctaagaagTGATAGTGGAGCCCACGGCCAACGTAAGCTCGCCCTAGAAAATCCCTGTAAGTCCCAAGCCAGAAATTCACAGTTACACCACCACAGCAATCATTACTAAATTAAAAAGACAAAACTCTGCTGGGTATGGGACCACTGGACGGCCGTGTGGTGTGGCCCCAGGTGCTCATTTCAAGGGCCCCATATTAGTTGCATGTTGTGCTCCCATTGGATGCACTGTCAATCAACGCTCCAAGCTCCATCTCCTTAACCTGAAGATGGTTCGCTGATAGTTCTCATCATGGAGGACTGAATCCATCCCCAGTTAAGGGTGGTCATCCTCGGACTGATCAGGGCTGAATTTCTTCTTTCCTGCATTTCATTGACAACTAGCGGAAAAAGCTGAGCTATAAACGTCACATTTATTAGATGTGGATGAAGGTGCCCATAAGCGAGTCCACTGCCCAGCAGGACAAATTGCTCATATGTGAGAAGATGGAAGATTTCCAAGGATACATGAAAGGGAACCCTGACGAGGAGCCGCAGCTTGGAAGAGACCAACCAGATTGTGGCTCCTCGTAAACTCTCGGACGGCAGGAAATAATCAAAAGCCTAAAGCCCCAGTAAATATTTCATCAGGAAAGTCTTGCTATTCTAAAGAAGATGATAAAATTACTGATGGAAATATCTGCATTTGGGAAATATCCTGCTGCTATGACTGCAGTGATCAGCTGAGAATATAACATCCCGCGTGTCCAGGTAAAAGTAGGATCTGCCCGATGCCAATGTCACATGGTGTCTGGCTCAAATCTCGCCGAATGTAAGGCCTACATCTGACACTgtacacagcagagtcagacactccacacaatACAGCTttcgagttgcacagacaggctcgggcgtcaaccagctgtgctcttgttagtaatttaCAGGAGTTacattctgctagcctgtggattactgctggaGTCACATGATGCAGGAGACCTATAACAGtctgtcatgccttcatagaaatgcatataattattttattatgccaagtaataagattacatttagtaattgacattgatactgtccacttgtccagtgatatccaacagcgccatctgttgacaatgttgtcttactgcagttagtttaatgtttcactggttactgtgcaatgaaaattgtcctaccaaggcttatgtagttacccatcagaccttgcataggctctgccccttcttcttcagcagccatttcagttacatgaacacacacattctgcatgctgaatatctctccagatctctgctccttatgtttgcctctacatagcacagtcggtgagttatgatcccctggttagggctcatcaaaattataatgtagttggtctgttctgcaagtattatcctgtcattagctaatatgtattcgccatgtagtgcatttaccctgcatgtcctgtatcaaatggaatgctatgtaactcagatatgttgtatgttgtacttagtattttcatttatttcttgtagttttacactgatctcattaataaaagttgtaaaggacccccagcgtccgagtcaatgcattgatgggaaagagttaagctgtctgtcaactcgtcttccaacgcacagattgagggtgccagaataGTAAAACGACTGCTATTAACGGGGTTGAAGCATAGACGccgacttctatcagagagcagtcaagccgcatacagacaccatgtcagatagaggatctgaagtttatgtaacacgctcccatgtaagctcgtcagcttcaaggaagtctgtgagcagcgctgcaattgccaccgccagggcgaaggcggaagccgccaaagtgagagctgcctttgctgaacaagagttgaaattaaagacagaaaaagcacgtctagaagccgaccttgcaaaacttgctgtagacacagaagcagcagcagcagaagctgaagtacaggctttagaagaagcagcacgcagcgacagtaaaagtttcaggttaaggctcggacccgaactcagtcatcgggatatctcacaacgcacttcAGACTACGTGCTAAAGCATACCGCATCAGATGACCgtctacattcagctccaagagaaagacttaatcctgccattcagccatcaaccttcattcaacaaacatcccatgttaagcatgaaggtaattccgtccacctaacaccatcagtgtcacctgcacccaagtttgtagattcctaTTACACAGCGAACCGTCCCAAAATGGAGGACCCCGATGGTGACTATCATGGCGACAACGTATTTGATggcaacaataactcactgggacctcatcatagcaacatgtatcaggaccaccctctcagaaatcaagagctaccagatttcctcaagttcttcgcacgccgtgagttactcaccaaaggtcttttaaagtttaacgaccgtcctgaaagttacagagcgtggagagcttccttcagaaacgccacggccggcctggacatctctgccaatgaagagatcgatctcttggtcaagtggctaggaaacgaatcagcagaacatgcaaaacgcatcagggatatcagcatcaaccacccgagcaaaggtttgtgcctgttatgggagagacttgatgagtgctatggctcttcagagaggatagaagaatccctcttcaaaaggttggaggactttcccaagatctctaataagagctttcacatgctaagagaattgagcgacctcttggtagaactccaagtcgccaagtttgaaggagacctgccaggcctcgcgtccctagatgcagccagaggtattaaacccatagtgaataagttgccttacagtctgcaagagaaatggttgaaccggggttcagattacaaacaacgtcacaacgtgccgtttcctccattccatgtcttcgtagattttgtgcgccagcaagccaagatcaggaatgatcccagctttgacctttccaccgcagatcccatcaacccacgaacaggtaagcctgctccagtacgcaaccctcgaggctcacctatcactgtacacaaaactaatgtgtctgctacagattcatcacgcaagacccacagtacaacagaacctgaagggtcactaacaattgacccagacaaagagtgccccctacacaaaaggcctcacccactgcaacagtgcaggagttttagaggaaaatctcttaaagaccgtagaatcttcctcagagaaaacaacatatgttacagatgttgtgcatccacatctcacttaggtagagactgcaatgccagtatcacttgttcggagtgtaacagtcaagagcacagcacagctctacacccaGAACCAGCCCCACAGAATTCCACGCACATCGACCGacttacagagcacggcggggaggagacagagagtacacctcctgaagtgtcaccccagtgcactcaagtttgtggagaaggtctCACTAACAAATCCTGTtcaaagatctgtctggttacagtttaccctatgggctacagagaaaaagcggttaaactctatgctatactcgacgaccagagtaatagatcactcgccagctcagctttctttgacatctttggaatcaagggacttagctgctcctactcactgaaaacatgtacaggagtgagtgaagaatctggcaggagggcaacaggttatcaaatcgaatccctagatgggaagacatccttaccccttcctacattaatcgagtgcaatgccatcccgaacaatagagaagagatacccactccagaagcggcactacaccatccccatttgagaaacatagcgcatctcattcctgcacttaattctcaagccaagttggtccttttgctggggagagacatcatcagagttcacaaggtgaggaaacagataaacggtcctcataactcgccctacgctcagaagctagatctaggatgggtagttataggggacgtctgcctcGGAAAAGTTCCCAAGCCGAACAACATCCAATCTCTCTACACGAACACATCGGAGAGTGGCCGtccatcctttttcctaccctgccccaacaaattcctagtgaaggagaatctcaccaattcggcacacttaaatggtgggaaagacagatacgccatggatgaattgtgcgacggagacaaagatcatctagggtgcgctgtctttcaaaagaccaaagaagattataaactagcccattccattgaagatgagaccttcctagagataatggatcaaggatttcacaaggatgaaaacgacagctgggtggctccactaccattcaagccacaaagaccctgtcttcctaacaacaaagagatggcactaaagcgccttacctacttaaagccaagtttctcaaagaagccagaaatggaggtacatttctttgctttcatggacaaaatattcaaaataccaaccgaccaaaatcctgcagaccatgcgaccagagcggtatcggcaccacgcctcaaagacactaactggctagtcggacctgcatttctgtatcaaccagtacccactgctcacgagacacatacacatgaactcttcgaacccgaatcagatgtagagctacagcctcaagtttccacacttagcacaacgatcaccaacaggcaccttgattccagccgcttcctcagattctctacctggagatcggcctacagagccttgacttgcctgatacatgtcattagatcctttaaaaacagacaatcgagaccagctccatgcaaaggctggcatcgttgtcataaagcttacacagtggaagagctcacgcaagccaaacacgcaatcatctgttgtgtacagcatgaagcttatacccagactctagagtccctccggaaccacagaagtgtcccaaaagatagtccccttaaaaaactggacccgtttgtggatactcaaggactgctgagagtcgggggacgaatttcaaatgcaaagcttgaaaatgacgagtgtactccaatcattgttcctcacggccatgttgctttcctgctggttgagcattatcacgcacaggttagacatcaagggcgcttgataactgaaggagccctacgggaagcgggtttctggataacaggagttaagcgacttgtgagtagagtcatcttcaaatgtatcatctgcaggaaactccgtggttcttgtcaatcccaaaaaatggcagacctaccagcagactgtttgagtaccgaacctccttttactaacgtgggcctcgatgtgtttggtccctggtcagttgtcacacgtcagactagaggaggacatgcaaacagcaagcgctgggccgtcttgttcacatgtttgagtattagagccgtacaaatagaagtcattgagacaatggacacatctagcttcataaatgccttcagacgattcatttctctcagaggacatgtaaagcatatacgctctgacagaggatctaactttgtaggagcatgtggtgaactaaagattccctcaaatctggacattaaccaagtagaaagacgtctttcagaactaggttgtacgtggacctttaacccaccgcactcatctcatatgggaggtgtgtgggagcgcatgatcggcatcgctcgcagaatcctcgattccatctttctgcaacttggtccttcgaagctcactcatgagactctaacaaccttcatggccgaggtagtagctataatgaacgccagaccactggttcccatatccaatgaccctgatgacctatctctgctcaccccttcaactctcctcacccagaagtttaatgtgagtatgccgacttctggagagtttactacaaaagacttgtacaaatctcaatggaaaagagttcaaatgttagcagaccttttctggactaagtggagaaaacaatatctctctacattacagacaagagacaaatggcaagatagtagacccaacatgaaacctgggaatgtcgtcctagtgaagaacactcagtctaaaaggaacgagtggcctctaggattggtaaccaaggtcttcccaagtcaagacggacaggtcaggaaagtggaaatcaagattcccaagcaaagtggaaagctgtttcttagacctgtatctgaacttattctattgctctagtttaagtttGTGGCATTTCCCCggatgccagacggggagtgtcatgccttcatagaaatgcatataattattttattatgccaagtaataagattacatttagtaattgacattgatactgtccacttgtccagtgatatccaacagcgccatctgttgacaatgttgtcttactgcagttagtttaatgtttcactggttactgtgcaatgaaaattgtcctaccaaggcttatgtagttacccatcagaccttgcataggctctgccccttcttcttcagcagccatttcagttacatgaacacacacattctgcatgctgaatatctctccagatctctgctccttatgtttgcctctacatagcacagtcggtgagttatgatcccctggttagggctcatcaaaattataatgtagttggtctgttctgcaagtattatcctgtcattagctaatatgtattcgccatgtagtgcatttaccctgcatgtcctgtatcaaatggaatgctatgtaactcagatatgttgtatgttgtacttagtattttcatttatttcttgtagttttacactgatctcattaataaaagttgtaaaggacccccagcgtccgagtcaatgcattgatgggaaagagttaagctgtctgtcaactcgtcttccaacgcacagattgagggtgccagaataCAGTCATCTCTGCCAttgttaagatggtggagcctgttctaccatgccgatgatagcttatGCCATCCTGACACTTGGgctttgatatccagttgctggtgaacgtctgtgtgctgtttggtgtgttgtgaaaATAGTCTtgtttgattatttcctcccttctttTAGTGTCCTCCTGAGCACATATTTTTtacacctctgtgagtgattgctgtgagtttgtttTTTGGTTTTCCCCTCATCTGTTTTTTGTGTGGGGTTAACCACTCCTGTGCCTGACCTCTAGAGGGTGGAGAGAgagggccactagaccagggttcttcaggagctagggcaaggaaggcgtcccaaacatcgtcaccttcagatgttaatttgggatcagggtcagctagtGTTCCCCTAGCCAGAGGGCCAGTTAAGGCCCTCCTGTTCCATCCTATCACACCCCATGATAATCAGGACACCAAGTAATGGCACATTACACATGTAGTATCTCCACGATGCCAGCACAACaagtgatggcacattacacatgtaGTATCTCCACGATGCCAGCACAACaagtgatggcacattacacatgtaGTATCTCCACGATGCCAGGACACAaagtgatggcacattacacatgtaGGATCTCCACGATGCCAGCACAACaagtgatggcacattacacatgtaGGACCTCCACGATGCCAGGACACCAAATGATGGCGCATTACACATGTAGGATCTCCACGATGCCAGGACACAaagtgatggcacattacacatgtaGGACCTCCACGATGCCAGGACGCCaagtgatggcacattacacatgtaGGATCTCCACGATGCCAGGACACCAAGTGATGGCGCATTACACATGTAGGACCTCCACGATGCCAGGACACAaagtgatggcacattacacatgtaGGATCTCCACGATGCCAGGACACAaagtgatggcacattacacatgtaGGATCTCCACGATGCCAGGATACCAAGTGATGGCGCATTACACATGTAGGATCTCCACGATGCCAGGACACAaagtgatggcacattacacatgtaGGCCATCCACGATGCCAGGACACCAAAtgatggcacattacacatgtaGGATCTCCACGATGCCAGGACACCaagtgatggcacattacacatgtaGTATCTCCACGATGCCAGGACACCAAGTGATGGAACATTACACATGTAGGATCTCCACGATGCCAGGACACAaagtgatggcacatta from Anomaloglossus baeobatrachus isolate aAnoBae1 unplaced genomic scaffold, aAnoBae1.hap1 Scaffold_376, whole genome shotgun sequence encodes:
- the LOC142274608 gene encoding uncharacterized protein LOC142274608 translates to MSDRGSEVYVTRSHVSSSASRKSVSSAAIATARAKAEAAKVRAAFAEQELKLKTEKARLEADLAKLAVDTEAAAAEAEVQALEEAARSDSKSFRLRLGPELSHRDISQRTSDYVLKHTASDDRLHSAPRERLNPAIQPSTFIQQTSHVKHEGNSVHLTPSVSPAPKFVDSYYTANRPKMEDPDGDYHGDNVFDGNNNSLGPHHSNMYQDHPLRNQELPDFLKFFARRELLTKGLLKFNDRPESYRAWRASFRNATAGLDISANEEIDLLVKWLGNESAEHAKRIRDISINHPSKGLCLLWERLDECYGSSERIEESLFKRLEDFPKISNKSFHMLRELSDLLVELQVAKFEGDLPGLASLDAARGIKPIVNKLPYSLQEKWLNRGSDYKQRHNVPFPPFHVFVDFVRQQAKIRNDPSFDLSTADPINPRTGKPAPVRNPRGSPITVHKTNVSATDSSRKTHSTTEPEGSLTIDPDKECPLHKRPHPLQQCRSFRGKSLKDRRIFLRENNICYRCCASTSHLGRDCNASITCSECNSQEHSTALHPEPAPQNSTHIDRLTEHGGEETESTPPEVSPQCTQVCGEGLTNKSCSKICLVTVYPMGYREKAVKLYAILDDQSNRSLASSAFFDIFGIKGLSCSYSLKTCTGVSEESGRRATGYQIESLDGKTSLPLPTLIECNAIPNNREEIPTPEAALHHPHLRNIAHLIPALNSQAKLVLLLGRDIIRVHKVRKQINGPHNSPYAQKLDLGWVVIGDVCLGKVPKPNNIQSLYTNTSESGRPSFFLPCPNKFLVKENLTNSAHLNGGKDRYAMDELCDGDKDHLGCAVFQKTKEDYKLAHSIEDETFLEIMDQGFHKDENDSWVAPLPFKPQRPCLPNNKEMALKRLTYLKPSFSKKPEMEVHFFAFMDKIFKIPTDQNPADHATRAVSAPRLKDTNWLVGPAFLYQPVPTAHETHTHELFEPESDVELQPQVSTLSTTITNRHLDSSRFLRFSTWRSAYRALTCLIHVIRSFKNRQSRPAPCKGWHRCHKAYTVEELTQAKHAIICCVQHEAYTQTLESLRNHRSVPKDSPLKKLDPFVDTQGLLRVGGRISNAKLENDECTPIIVPHGHVAFLLVEHYHAQVRHQGRLITEGALREAGFWITGVKRLVSRVIFKCIICRKLRGSCQSQKMADLPADCLSTEPPFTNVGLDVFGPWSVVTRQTRGGHANSKRWAVLFTCLSIRAVQIEVIETMDTSSFINAFRRFISLRGHVKHIRSDRGSNFVGACGELKIPSNLDINQVERRLSELGCTWTFNPPHSSHMGGVWERMIGIARRILDSIFLQLGPSKLTHETLTTFMAEVVAIMNARPLVPISNDPDDLSLLTPSTLLTQKFNVSMPTSGEFTTKDLYKSQWKRVQMLADLFWTKWRKQYLSTLQTRDKWQDSRPNMKPGNVVLVKNTQSKRNEWPLGLVTKVFPSQDGQVRKVEIKIPKQSGKLFLRPVSELILLL